Proteins from a single region of Leptolyngbyaceae cyanobacterium:
- a CDS encoding DUF4327 family protein has protein sequence MVSTQFSTPSVQYSLAVIQEEARRLVHKGVVSRQQPIYTLCQYIPAREWAWVECELEKNSYLLRDRIGDLMGHEEWEND, from the coding sequence ATGGTATCTACTCAATTTTCTACTCCCTCAGTTCAATACTCTCTAGCAGTCATCCAAGAAGAAGCCCGCCGGCTAGTACACAAAGGTGTTGTCAGCCGCCAGCAACCAATCTATACCCTTTGCCAATACATTCCCGCCCGCGAATGGGCTTGGGTAGAGTGCGAACTAGAAAAAAACAGCTATTTACTGAGAGACCGCATCGGTGACTTGATGGGTCACGAAGAATGGGAGAACGACTAA
- a CDS encoding glycoside hydrolase family 3 N-terminal domain-containing protein translates to MNSPKLPDLNTLSLAEQVAQMVVVRASGYLFDHQIKYPQWEPPAAKLQHLIGNLGVGGVILLGGSGAELALRSQQLQNWAKIPLLVAADIEEGVGQRFSGATWFPPPMALSAIAQKDLSLAQQYAEKMGAVTASEALAIGINWLLAPIVDVNNNPDNPVINIRAFGETPHLVSQLTSAFIRGAQNYPVLTTAKHFPGHGDTAVDSHLELPVIPHSSGRLAEIELLPFISAISAGLDAVMTAHLSIPSWDDKLPATLSPSILTGRLRENLGFTGLIVTDALVMGAITKDYGANEAAVLAVEAGADILLMPVDAEGAIQAVCDAVNSGRISPHRIRASLERIWQAKSKVFASPNKQSEGVGENSLPRFYQLARPEALTAAADILQESTEVFGQVPLQIENLSNLRNLIVVDSLLDCKFLDRVSPAVAIPQQLGYSLQLSDLHTPMPKGSDRLQPTLLQLFIRGNPFRGSAGLNQIAREWFEKLLATDELQALVLYGSPYMKQPFLEVLPPSIPCVYSYGQIPESQRIALKLLFNM, encoded by the coding sequence TTGAATTCTCCTAAATTACCGGATTTAAATACTCTTTCCCTGGCAGAACAGGTAGCCCAGATGGTGGTAGTCCGCGCCTCTGGCTACCTGTTCGATCATCAAATCAAGTATCCCCAATGGGAACCACCCGCCGCCAAACTTCAGCATCTAATCGGCAATTTAGGTGTGGGCGGCGTGATTTTGTTGGGGGGTAGTGGGGCGGAGTTGGCTTTGCGATCGCAACAATTGCAAAATTGGGCCAAAATCCCCCTATTAGTCGCTGCCGATATCGAAGAAGGCGTCGGACAGCGCTTTTCCGGCGCGACTTGGTTTCCTCCGCCAATGGCACTCAGCGCCATTGCCCAAAAAGATCTCTCTCTCGCCCAGCAATATGCCGAGAAAATGGGCGCAGTTACCGCTTCCGAAGCACTCGCCATCGGCATTAACTGGTTACTCGCACCAATTGTCGATGTCAATAACAATCCCGATAACCCGGTTATCAACATCCGCGCCTTTGGCGAAACGCCCCACCTAGTCAGCCAACTGACATCTGCTTTTATTCGCGGTGCCCAAAATTATCCCGTCCTCACCACCGCCAAACATTTTCCCGGACACGGCGATACGGCAGTCGATTCTCACTTAGAATTACCCGTAATTCCCCATTCGTCTGGTAGATTGGCTGAAATCGAACTTCTCCCTTTTATTAGCGCCATTTCTGCGGGACTAGATGCAGTAATGACTGCCCATTTGTCGATCCCCAGTTGGGATGACAAATTGCCAGCTACTTTATCTCCATCCATTTTGACCGGGCGGTTGCGGGAAAATCTCGGCTTTACAGGTTTAATCGTTACCGATGCTTTGGTGATGGGGGCGATTACCAAAGATTACGGTGCCAACGAAGCGGCTGTTTTAGCGGTAGAAGCTGGTGCTGATATTCTACTGATGCCGGTCGATGCAGAAGGGGCAATTCAAGCTGTTTGCGATGCAGTCAACTCCGGACGGATTTCTCCCCACAGAATTCGCGCTTCCCTAGAACGAATTTGGCAAGCTAAAAGTAAGGTATTTGCCTCACCCAATAAGCAGAGTGAAGGGGTAGGAGAAAATTCACTGCCTCGCTTTTACCAACTCGCACGACCGGAGGCACTCACCGCAGCTGCCGATATCCTTCAGGAAAGTACCGAAGTATTCGGTCAAGTGCCTTTACAAATTGAAAATTTGTCTAATTTACGTAACTTAATTGTGGTTGACAGTCTGCTAGATTGTAAATTCCTCGATCGCGTATCTCCGGCGGTCGCGATTCCCCAGCAGTTGGGTTACTCTTTGCAGTTGTCCGATCTCCACACGCCGATGCCCAAGGGAAGCGATCGCCTGCAACCCACCTTACTGCAATTGTTTATTCGAGGCAATCCTTTCCGAGGTAGCGCCGGACTCAATCAGATAGCCCGTGAATGGTTTGAAAAATTATTAGCGACCGACGAATTGCAAGCCTTGGTGCTTTACGGCAGTCCTTATATGAAACAACCTTTCTTAGAGGTTCTCCCCCCAAGCATTCCTTGTGTTTATTCTTATGGCCAAATACCAGAATCTCAAAGGATAGCACTAAAACTTTTGTTTAATATGTAA
- a CDS encoding DUF751 family protein, whose protein sequence is MFDGFWQNVSRYGTYFVTVILGIFFFLFGWLAPLFKRPVTAIALIGFFIAGLTFVTLTLRAMLGLSAI, encoded by the coding sequence ATGTTTGACGGATTTTGGCAGAACGTATCCCGCTACGGTACTTACTTCGTTACCGTGATCCTGGGGATATTTTTCTTTTTGTTTGGTTGGTTAGCGCCCTTATTTAAACGCCCGGTGACCGCGATCGCGCTAATCGGTTTCTTTATTGCAGGCTTAACTTTTGTTACCCTTACCCTACGGGCGATGCTGGGCTTGAGCGCGATTTAG
- the rbfA gene encoding 30S ribosome-binding factor RbfA encodes MATDRRVSRVAALIQREVSQLLLNGIKDDRVGAGMVSVTDVNVSGDLQHAKIFVSIYGSEEAKAETMAGLKAATGYVRKELGHRVRLRRTPEVVFVEDKSLERGDRILSLLNRISEDRHNGNLGEEEDDQDYIVSAQEEEKD; translated from the coding sequence ATGGCTACAGATCGTCGTGTATCTCGCGTTGCTGCCTTAATTCAACGGGAAGTCAGCCAACTGCTACTTAACGGCATTAAAGATGACCGAGTGGGCGCTGGTATGGTTAGCGTAACTGATGTGAATGTTTCTGGTGACCTCCAACACGCCAAAATCTTCGTCAGCATATATGGCAGCGAAGAGGCAAAAGCAGAAACAATGGCTGGGTTAAAAGCTGCTACGGGCTACGTTCGGAAAGAATTAGGTCACCGGGTACGGCTGCGTCGTACCCCGGAAGTAGTTTTTGTGGAAGATAAGTCGTTAGAAAGGGGCGATCGCATTTTATCCCTACTCAACCGAATCAGCGAAGATCGTCACAATGGTAATTTAGGAGAGGAGGAAGACGACCAAGACTATATCGTATCGGCGCAGGAAGAGGAAAAAGATTGA